A stretch of DNA from Caldalkalibacillus uzonensis:
CCATTGCTCCATAAAAAGGTAAAAGAAAGTCATTTTCGCTCCAAGTATAACGCTGCCATTATTGCTGTACGCAGGAACAATAAAGATGTCACATCAGGTATAGGGGAAATGGTATTCAGACCGGGGGATGTGCTCCTTTTAATAACAGGGAAGGACTTTGGCAAGACTTGGTCTGATTCTGCGGATTTTCATATTGTTTCTTCCGAAAATCTATCATTTGCAAACGACATAGACATATTTGCTAAATCAAAAATTGTTATCGCAACTTTAATTGGAGTGATCATACTTTCGGCTTTTCAAATGATGCCTATATTATATGCTGCTTTACTGGGCGTACTCATTCTCATTTTAACGAAATCTATCACGCCTGTTGAGGTCAGAAGCTCTGTTGATATCGGCATTTTGATCCTGATGGCTTCTTCCATTGGAATCGGTCAAGCTATTGAAAAAACTGGTTTATCATCTATCATTGCCGGTGCTATCCTCCAAACTGAAGCCATTTTCGGTGTGTTTGGGGTCGCGCTGTTCATTTACATTTGTACGAACATTCTTACCGAAATCATGAATAACATTGCTGCAGCGGCATTCATGTTTCCGATTGGATACTCTGTCGCTATAACTCAGGGAATCGATCCGATGTTTTTTTCTATTATTATTGCTATTGCTGCTTCTTGTAGTTTTATCACCCCGATTGGATATCAAACAAATTTACTGGTTTATGGTCCAGGAGGATATCGATTTACCGATTACATGAAAGTGGGCTTCCCATTGAGTATATTGTGTATGATGGTTACAGTTATCATGGCCATCGTGGTTTGGGGGTAGAAAGTAGACAGGAGAGGGGAGAATATCCATGAATAATGATCAAGAGACACAGAACATCACTTGGCATAACACTTAACTCAGTAAAGAATGGGTGCAAGAATCAGTTGCTCGAATTTGCACTTATATCAGCTCATTGTTATGAGGAGAAATACGGAAAAAACAATCTACTTCTTTAAAGGAAGGGGTGTACGCATGTCTATACAACCCCATGGAGGCAAGCTTATCAATTTGAAGGCATCTGAAGAGGAAAGAAAACTGTTATTGGCTCAATGCCTGATCATGAAGAAAATACAAGTAGAAAACAGGGTTATTTCGGATATTGTCCTTTTGGCTGTAGGTGCTTATAGCCCATTAAAGGGATTTATGGGTAAAGAAGATTACGAGTCTGTTGTTTCTCATATGCAGCTTTCTAATGGTAAGTTATGGCCGATACCTATCACATTTCCGGTTTCTAGGGAAGTTGCCGAAGACATTGAGGAAGGATCCCAAGTTGCTATACTTGATAACCAGCTGCAATATATTGCAGTTTTGAAGGTGGAGGAGAAATTTTCATATAGTAAGGAAAAAGAAGCCCACCACGTCTTTCAAACAACGGATATCAATCATCCGGGGGTGGCTCATCTTTATCGTCAGGGTGATGTATTATTAGGAGGGCCAATCCGTTTGATTCAACTCCCCAATATGCCTTTCCAAGAATATCATTTGGAGCCCGAGCAGTCAAGGAAGTACTTTCAGGAAAAGGGATGGAATACGGTCACTGCCTTTCAAACACGAAACCCTATTCACCGCGCCCATGAGTATATACAAAAATGTGCCTTGGAAATCACGGATGGACTCTTCATTCATCCGCTTGTCGGAGAGACGAAAAAAGATGATGTGCCTGCGGATGTGCGCATCAAGAGTTACGAGGTGCTTTTGGAGCATTATTATCCTCAAGAAAAAGTATGTTTATCTGTCTTTCCGGCAGCCATGCGTTATGCGGGCCCTAGGGAGGCGGTCTTTCATGCCATTTGTCGTAAGAATTATGGATGTACGCATATCATTATCGGACGTGATCATGCAGGGGTAGGGAACTATTACGGAACCTATGATGCCCAAGCACTGATCAAAAGTTTGCCTGTCGAGGAGCTGGGAATCACTCCGTTGTGTTTTGAACATGCGTTCTATTGCCAAAAGTGTGAGGGAATGACTAGCTATAAAACATGTCCACATGAATCAGCCCATCATGTGTTTCTCAGCGGAACCAAGGTAAGAGAGAGATTGCAACAAGGGCTCTCTTTACCACCAGAATTCACAAGACCACAAGTGGCACAAGTTCTTAAGGAAGCATATCAAAAGAGGAGAGTCAGCAGGAAATAATAAAAAAGTTTCCAGCTTTCAGCTTTAAAGTTCTGCACCTATACCGTATGACCTGCTTAATGAAATGGTTCAAAGTTGTCCTAAGAGGGTATGATCAAACTTAGAGATTCAGGACGCTTTGATGTAGGGGTATTGGCATGGTTTCTATTTAGTCGTTCTTTCCATAGATAGATGCCGTGTCCACACTCATTCACCTTCCATATACTGTGTTATGGTTTATTGCGTGTAACGCCAATTCTGCCAAAAGCTTTACATCGCTCATATGATCGGGAACCATTAGAAAAGCATTTGTTTCTCCGTTAGAGTATGCAAAATATATTACAGGATTTTAGGATATTAGCCGGGATGACAAACAGGTACTGTCAGAAGGGCAGTGCTTTTTGTGTTTTTTAATCTTGATGACTTTGTCCTCTACTTCCACTATAACAAAAACCGCATGTGTCTTGAAACACTTGTCCGTGTCATTAAAATCCTAAATCCATAAAATAAAACTACAATGGTCAAGGTGATCACATTCAACTTTATAACGTTATTAAGCAGCAGGTGAGGATTTATGCTAGACACCAAAAAATTTGGGGAATTGCTAAAAAAGTCTGGGTTTTCATTTTACAGCGGAGTGCCTTGCTCTTTTTTAAAGAATTTCATTAATTATGCGATTAACGAATGTGAATATATCGCTGCTGCAAATGAAGGAGATGCAGTAGCCATAGCATCTGGTGCTTTTATTGGGGGGAAAAAGTCGGTTGTTCTCATGCAAAATTCAGGTCTGTCTAATGCTGTTTCACCTTTAGTTTCTTTGAACTATCCCTTTAGGCTGCCAGTGCTTGGATTTGTCAGCCTCCGAGGAGAACCGGGTAAACCTGATGAACCTCAACATGAACTGATGGGGCGAATTACAACGGAGTTATTGGAATTAATGCAAATCAAATGGCAGTATTTATCGAGTGATATACAGGAAGCCAAACATCAAGTCGAACAAGCTAATCGATGGATTGAAAAGAATCAGCCCTTTTTCTTTGTTGTTAAAAAAGGAACGTTTGGAGAGGAGATTCTAAGGAAAAAAAGTCTCTCTTCACATTCGAACCAAGTGATATTGATGAAAAAAGAAGAGGATCAGCTCCCCGTACGGTTTCAAGTATTGGAGGTCATTAATCGATTCAAAGACAACCAAACCGTACAACTGGTAACCACGGGAAAAACTGGACGAGAATTATATGAGATTGAAGATGCACCCAACAATTTCTACATGGTTGGTTCCATGGGGTGTGTCAGCTCACTTGGCCTTGGCTTAGCCCTAACCCAAACAAATAAGGATATCATCGTTATTGATGGTGATGGTTCCTTGTTGATGCGCATGGGAAGTTTGGCCACGAACGGGTACTATCACCCCCACAATATGCTTCATCTACTATTAGATAATCATACGTATGATTCGACAGGGGGACAAAATACAGTCTCTCACAATGTGAATTTTATCAAGATAGCTGCCGCCGCAGGCTATGAGAAATGCATCTATATTCATAATGTACAAGAGTTAGTATCCACTATAAAAGAATGGAAAAAATCAAGAGGATTGACTTTTGTTTATATGAAAATAGCAAAGGGATCCAAGAAAAACCTTGGCCGTCCGAAAATCAAACCGCATGAAGTTAAGGAAAGATTACAACATTTTTTAAGAGGCAATACAGACGGAGGAGTGTATAAATGAAACCGGAACGAAATAAGTGGGAAAGATATAAGTTTATGAAAACTTCAGAGTGGTTGGCACCCTACTTACCTGAAACCCGAAAACTGAACAAAAATAACTTTTGGGCCATGATCAATAAATTCGGAACTGTATATCTTAAGCCAATCAGAGGTCGAAGGGGGGAAGGTATCATTAAAATATCTTTAAAAGAAGACAATGTCTTTGAAATGCACCACGAAAATAAAAGAAAAACGATACGTAGTGAAAAAGAGGCTTATTCTTATATACAAAAGAAAATGAAATCTCGTAGTTATATAGTCCAACAGCCTGTCCGCCTTACTGAAATCAATGGCCGTCCGATAGATTTCAGAGTGATTGTACAACGTAGAAATCTAGATGAACCTTGGACGGTAACTGCAAAAGTGGTAAAAGTTGCAGGTAAAGGGTATATCGTGACCAATCATGCAAGAAGTAAAGGGACAATTTTAACCGTTGAAGAGGCCATTCAAAAATCACCACTTAAAAAGCTCTGTCAAGAAGAATTATTATTTAATATCGATCGGATTGCCTTACTGGCTTCGCAAGAATTAACTAGACATTACCCATATCATCGTATTTACGGATATGATATCGGGGTTGAGCCTGATGGAAAGATCATGATTATTGAAGCTAATTCAGACCCAATGTTTTTTCATTTCCGCCAACTTAAAGATAAAACGATGTATCGTCGCATTATGGAATATAAAAGAGGTTAACTTCTAGGTTATGACAGAACAGAATAATATGAGAAAAGTAAAAAGAAATATATTGCTTAATCCCGGTCCTGCTACAACAACAGGAAGTGTTAAATGGGCGAGCTCTGTGATTCCTTCAGAAGCTGTAGTGCTCATCATCAATAACGGTGCTTACGGTCAAAGAATGTGTCAGATTGCTCATATTTACGGTTTTAACGTCCTTGAAATTCAAAGCCCCCCTGACGCTCCTATCGATTTAACCACTTTAGAAACATTGATCCAAAAATCCTCTCGTAAAATTTCTCATCTCGCTGTTGTCCATCATGAGACAACGACTGGCTATTAAACGACATTGAATCTATCGGAAAAATTTGCAAAAGACATCATATTGACATGATTGTGGATACAATGAGTTCGTTTGCAGCCATTCCAATCGATATGCAATAAATGAATATTAGTTATCTAGCCGTTTTTTCAAACACAAGTCAAATTCGTTTCACTCCCCCTGTACAGACATTATATGCACCGAAGCAAGCCATCATTGAGTGTAAACAAGGGGATATATCACCTATAAGGATATTGAAGTATTTTTTATTGAAAAGCTATTTTAAGGAATATTGGGTATCTAAAATAAACACCATCTTTCCCAAAAAAGGACTATAACGTTTTACGAGGTGGGTTTTTAATGAAAAAAACTACAAAACTAAAAAAATTATTAAACTCACAAAATCTAGAATTTTTAATGGAAGCGCATAACGGCCTATCGGCCAAAATTGTGGAGGAAGCCGGTTTTAAAGGGATTTGGGCCAGTGGATTATCTATCTCTGCAAGTTTAGGTGTGAGGGACAATAATGAGGCTTCATGGACACAAGTATTAGAAGTAATAGAGTTTATGAGTGACGCCACTTCTATACCTATCTTATTGGACGGAGATACAGGTTACGGGAACTTCAATAATGCAAGGAGACTGGTCAAAAAGTTAGAGCAACGTCATATCGCAGGGGTCTGTATTGAAGATAAACTTTTTCCGAAAACTAATTCTTTTATTAAAGGCGAGGCTCAACCACTTGCCGACATAAATGAATTTTGCGGAAAAATAAAAGCGATGAAAGACACTCAACTAGATGATGATTTTTGTGTAGTGGCAAGAGTCGAAGCTTTTATTGCCGGATTAGGACTTAAAGAAGCCTTACGACGGGCAGAGGCGTATCGTCAAGCCGGTGCTGATGCCATTCTTATACACAGTAAAAGATCAGATGTCACTGAAATTGAATCTTTTATGAAAGAATGGAAAGGAAGGCTACCCGTTATCATTGTCCCTACGAAATACTATTCTACTCCAACCAAACATTTCAGAGACATGGGCGTCAGTGTTGTCATTTGGGCTAATCATAATTTAAGGGCCTCGATTATGGCGATGCAAGGTATATCCAAGCAAATATTTCAGGATGAAACACTCATTCATGTCGAAGGCAACATCGTAACAGTTGATGAAGTATTTAGACTTCAAAATCACAGTGAGTTTGAAGAAGCGGAAAAAAAATACCTTCCATCTAATAATAAGAAAGTAACTAAAACTTAACCATCAATGAGGTAAAGGTGTGTTCAAGGCATGTTTAAAAACGGATTGTGGTGCGAACCGAAATCGGCTTGGTTACGGGGTTTCCGGGAAAAAGCCAGATGCTTGGGTGATACACTTTTCCAATACTGACGAAGCAGGCGGAGATTGGATTGGTAATAAAACTTGATGGCGCCGTAGGCGGAATTCACAGAGGCAGAACTAAGCTTTTGGACCGTAATCGCATAATGAAGAAAGGATCGAATCTCATCATATCCGACGGAGGCTGGAATATTTGCCGCAAAACTCATAGAAACGTTGAATGTGTTTCAAATTAGTCCATTGTAGTGGGCATCGCTTGTATGACATCTTGCATAAAAAACACCTTCCTTTTTTACTTTAGAGGATAAAGGAAGGTGTGATGGATTGTAGTAAGGGGGTTAGAGAGCTACCACGCAGCGGTTTCGTTCAACAAAGCATTCACGCTCGGGCCTGACGGCCCCTTGGTCACCAGAAGGTGGAGAAGGGAAGTGAATTCAGGCGACAACCCTGCACCGACTAACCGCGTTGCGGCAGCTCTTCGTGCTTAAGAGACGACAACTCTGCCTATATTTTATAACGATAAGTTTTTCCTGGCTTTCGTTCGATATCCGGAGGAAAACTTTTTCGCTTATCCGCAAAATATTTAGCTCGATAGTCACCTTCAGAAAGCTTATTAAACGTTAAAAAAACCATTCTTCTTATTGTATCTGTTAGATTTGGTCCTGAACGGTGTGGTGTGTAAGAATCAAAGATGATGATATCGCCTGGTTTCATTTCGAAAGAGACCCAATCTAATTTTTCAACTACATTTCTCGGTAGTTCTTTAAACATAGGCCCAAGCAGTCCTTTTTTATGTTCCCCGAGAGCACACTCCAAACAACCATTTTCAGGAGTTGCTTCATCTATACAAACGGCAACAGAAATATGCAAAGTTTGACCATATCTATCCCATCCGGCCTGGGCGTCTTGATGGGGCTTAAAGCCTTCACCACCTGGAAGTTTGAAATTTATTTTATCTTTAAAAAGTACTGCAGGTTCTTCAAACAGTTGTGAAACGATCCCAAGCATCCATTTCCCATTTAAGAATTTATTTAATTTTTCATGGTAAGGTAAAAAATTTTCTACTCTGTTTAAGATTCTGGAACCATCTTTTAAACTTTTCTCGTAATATTTCATCCATTTACCTGTTGTTTCAGGAAGATTCTGTACTTCTTCCACCCAATCTATTAGATTCTGTTTTATTTCAGAATTGTAAAGCTGTTCACAAGGTAAATAGAGACACCCATCTTGTTTCCATTTTTCAAGATGTTCTTTCGTTAATTGTTGAAGATAAATCATTTGGAGCACTCCTTTCTGATATAGTGAATGCTATTAGTAATAGCATTAGGAGGAGTCATGAATTAATATATAGGTATGGCCAATTATTTTCATGGGTACTATGAAGAACACGTTCTTTACATGTTGTTTGACTAATCATTTGCAATGCTTCTTCAATTGTAAAGTAGCCAATACCTTCACTCTCATCATTGAACTTTAATTGACCGGATAAGGGAGTCGCAAAAAACAAAAAATGGCAACTGCTTGCTTGTTTATTTTGATAAACTCCGATCAAGTCAATGATTTTAACTTGAATTCCTGTCTCTTCTTCAACTTCTCGTATAGCACCATCTTGTATGGATTCTCTGTTGTTAACAAATCCTCCTGGATATTCCCAACCTCTATATTTATTTTTTATTAACAAAATATGCTGATACTCATCACGTACTATTGCACCAGCTGACAGTCTATGTTTAGGTATCTTCATATACACCACACTTTCTTATAGCGATTTGTCTTTTGACTTAATACGAGGATAGACAACTGAAGTCGCTCTTTTCAGATGCTCCTCATTATCAATCTCACACCAAGCCAAGTCTGCTACTTTTTTCATGAAAAAAGAAGAGTGCTCAGCTGTTCGATTGAGGGCTTCTTCATAATCCAACATTGGATTTTCCTCTAACATTTCCTTTGCTAACTGACACATAAGTTCAAAAGTACTATAAGATATTTTTGAAATACCTACGAATTCACCATCAATCCTAGATAGAAATGAAGATTGTTTTTTCATTTTCTTAAAAAAATGTTTGTCGTCACATTCAATGAAAAATTCATCTCCTGATTGAGTTAAATCACTTGCGAGTATTACATTGGAATGCGAATCATCGAGGATTGATCGTAAGGCCTTCTTCTCGTATATGATGTCAGATTCCAATAATAAAAAATCCTCTTGAATTTGATCTTTCATCAACAGTAATGTATATAGGTTCCCGGTATTAGCAAAATGATGATTAACAGTAAATCGGATACCGGGATTTTTCTGTGCCAGAAATCTTAATTTTTCTTCCTTATAGCCCGTTCCGATCTGAATATGTGTGATTCCTGCATCTAATAACTTGTCTATAGATTCTTCAATGATCGATTTGTTTTCTATAACCAGTAAACCCTTTGGTGCATATTGAGAAATTTTATGCAGGCGCCTACCTCTTCCTGCGGCTAAGATCACTGCTGTTTTAATCATCAATCACCTTCCAATCATAGCCATTTTTTGAGGGTCTTATTTAGATCTTCGCTATATTTTATGAGCAGTTGTCGGACAAGGGGATAGTTTATTCGTTTAAATTAACGTAAATCAGGCATATATAGAATCAGCATTGGTTGATACAACCGATGCTTTTTTTTAAAAGAAAAGGTTCTTTAAGGAGTACAATTCGTACAAACCCTTCAAAGATCATCACCATAATCTAAAAGTAATATTAGGAATTAGGAGTGTGTGTAATGTACATGAACGATTTTAGATTAATTGATGTTTACAAACCTAGTGGGGGGAAAGTCAAGGTAGTAAAAAACCCAACACCCTACGAATTAATTGGCCAAGGGATGCAAGGTGCTGTTTTTAAGTTGTCAAACAAAATATGTGTGAAAATATATCCAGAAAAGAAACATCGCATTTGGGAAGAAGAAGTGCTAAGAGAAGCTCAAAAATCGCCCTTTTTCCCTAAGTTATATGATTCAGGAGCTAACTATATAGTAATGGAGTATGTCGAGGGAATACCTTTAGGGGATTACTTGAAGAATAAGAGAACCATGCCTCGTGAATTAACAAAACAGATTATAACTTTGCATAAAGAAATGGAGCGCTTAAAATTCACTGATTATGATATATATTTACGTCATTTCATTGTTACGAACAATAAAACAATAAAAGTAATTGACCATGTGAAGTCTTTTAAAAGAAATCGGCCTCAACCCGAACGTTTAGTCAAAGGATTAAGTAAACTTGGTCTACTGAGATCGTTCTCGTCTCAAGTCAAAGAAATAGATTATAAAACTTATACTAAATGGAAAAAAACGATAAAGAAATACTTATCATAGACGTTTCCGGTTACCTGAAGTCGCTCAAGCCCAAGTACAGAGGAGGGTGTCCCCGTACGTTTACGGAAGAACTACGGGCGGCAATCATCGAATTGGCTCAGATCCCGCCCAAAACGTTGGGGCTGCCGTTTACCGGTGGATAGCGTTTGTCAAATCAAAAACCGTCCAAATGTGCATTTAATTTCCGGCCACTTTGAGCTAAAAAATTAAGCTAGCTGTTGCTCTTGTAACCTCAATTACACCAGTTTATGTGAGTTCTATAGTGGTTTTAAAGCCAAAAGCAGAACTGCTTTTAGCTTTAAAGTTCTGCACCTATACCGTATGACCTGCTTGATGAAATGGCTCAAAGTTGTCCTAAGAGGGTATGATCAGACTTAGAGGTTCAGGACGCTTTGATGTAGGGGTATTAGCATGGTTTCTATTTAGTCGTTCTTTCCATAGATAGATGCCGTGTCCACACTCATTCACCTTCCATATACTGTGTTAGAGTCAGCTAGTCGTTTATTCTATGTCAGGTTTGTTAAGCTCACAAAAGTTAGATGGATCTTCCTTTTGCTCATTTGTGTGGATACAAATCATTGTT
This window harbors:
- the sat gene encoding sulfate adenylyltransferase, which produces MSIQPHGGKLINLKASEEERKLLLAQCLIMKKIQVENRVISDIVLLAVGAYSPLKGFMGKEDYESVVSHMQLSNGKLWPIPITFPVSREVAEDIEEGSQVAILDNQLQYIAVLKVEEKFSYSKEKEAHHVFQTTDINHPGVAHLYRQGDVLLGGPIRLIQLPNMPFQEYHLEPEQSRKYFQEKGWNTVTAFQTRNPIHRAHEYIQKCALEITDGLFIHPLVGETKKDDVPADVRIKSYEVLLEHYYPQEKVCLSVFPAAMRYAGPREAVFHAICRKNYGCTHIIIGRDHAGVGNYYGTYDAQALIKSLPVEELGITPLCFEHAFYCQKCEGMTSYKTCPHESAHHVFLSGTKVRERLQQGLSLPPEFTRPQVAQVLKEAYQKRRVSRK
- the aepY gene encoding phosphonopyruvate decarboxylase, with product MLDTKKFGELLKKSGFSFYSGVPCSFLKNFINYAINECEYIAAANEGDAVAIASGAFIGGKKSVVLMQNSGLSNAVSPLVSLNYPFRLPVLGFVSLRGEPGKPDEPQHELMGRITTELLELMQIKWQYLSSDIQEAKHQVEQANRWIEKNQPFFFVVKKGTFGEEILRKKSLSSHSNQVILMKKEEDQLPVRFQVLEVINRFKDNQTVQLVTTGKTGRELYEIEDAPNNFYMVGSMGCVSSLGLGLALTQTNKDIIVIDGDGSLLMRMGSLATNGYYHPHNMLHLLLDNHTYDSTGGQNTVSHNVNFIKIAAAAGYEKCIYIHNVQELVSTIKEWKKSRGLTFVYMKIAKGSKKNLGRPKIKPHEVKERLQHFLRGNTDGGVYK
- a CDS encoding YheC/YheD family protein codes for the protein MKPERNKWERYKFMKTSEWLAPYLPETRKLNKNNFWAMINKFGTVYLKPIRGRRGEGIIKISLKEDNVFEMHHENKRKTIRSEKEAYSYIQKKMKSRSYIVQQPVRLTEINGRPIDFRVIVQRRNLDEPWTVTAKVVKVAGKGYIVTNHARSKGTILTVEEAIQKSPLKKLCQEELLFNIDRIALLASQELTRHYPYHRIYGYDIGVEPDGKIMIIEANSDPMFFHFRQLKDKTMYRRIMEYKRG
- the aepX gene encoding phosphoenolpyruvate mutase, producing the protein MKKTTKLKKLLNSQNLEFLMEAHNGLSAKIVEEAGFKGIWASGLSISASLGVRDNNEASWTQVLEVIEFMSDATSIPILLDGDTGYGNFNNARRLVKKLEQRHIAGVCIEDKLFPKTNSFIKGEAQPLADINEFCGKIKAMKDTQLDDDFCVVARVEAFIAGLGLKEALRRAEAYRQAGADAILIHSKRSDVTEIESFMKEWKGRLPVIIVPTKYYSTPTKHFRDMGVSVVIWANHNLRASIMAMQGISKQIFQDETLIHVEGNIVTVDEVFRLQNHSEFEEAEKKYLPSNNKKVTKT
- a CDS encoding phytanoyl-CoA dioxygenase family protein, which produces MIYLQQLTKEHLEKWKQDGCLYLPCEQLYNSEIKQNLIDWVEEVQNLPETTGKWMKYYEKSLKDGSRILNRVENFLPYHEKLNKFLNGKWMLGIVSQLFEEPAVLFKDKINFKLPGGEGFKPHQDAQAGWDRYGQTLHISVAVCIDEATPENGCLECALGEHKKGLLGPMFKELPRNVVEKLDWVSFEMKPGDIIIFDSYTPHRSGPNLTDTIRRMVFLTFNKLSEGDYRAKYFADKRKSFPPDIERKPGKTYRYKI
- a CDS encoding NUDIX hydrolase gives rise to the protein MKIPKHRLSAGAIVRDEYQHILLIKNKYRGWEYPGGFVNNRESIQDGAIREVEEETGIQVKIIDLIGVYQNKQASSCHFLFFATPLSGQLKFNDESEGIGYFTIEEALQMISQTTCKERVLHSTHENNWPYLYINS
- a CDS encoding phosphocholine cytidylyltransferase family protein, giving the protein MIKTAVILAAGRGRRLHKISQYAPKGLLVIENKSIIEESIDKLLDAGITHIQIGTGYKEEKLRFLAQKNPGIRFTVNHHFANTGNLYTLLLMKDQIQEDFLLLESDIIYEKKALRSILDDSHSNVILASDLTQSGDEFFIECDDKHFFKKMKKQSSFLSRIDGEFVGISKISYSTFELMCQLAKEMLEENPMLDYEEALNRTAEHSSFFMKKVADLAWCEIDNEEHLKRATSVVYPRIKSKDKSL
- a CDS encoding helix-turn-helix domain-containing protein codes for the protein MEKNDKEILIIDVSGYLKSLKPKYRGGCPRTFTEELRAAIIELAQIPPKTLGLPFTGG